CGGGCCGAAAAGGTCCTGGTCCCCCTGGATGAGGGTGAGCGGCCGGTCGCAGCCCGCGAGGAAATCGAACGTCATCATGGTGATCGGCAGCCCGATGCCGATGAGGGCGGCCGCCCGCCCGTCGCCACATCCGGACCGGAGCGACACGTACGCCCCGAAGGAGTATCCCGCGAGCACGAGGGGCCTGCCCGGGTATCGACCCGCGACGTGGTCGAGCACCGCCTTCAGGTCGTCCTGCTCGCCGCGCCCGCCGTCGTGGATCCCTCCGCTCCCGCCGGCGCCGCGGAAATTGAAGCGCAGCGTCGGCAGGCCGGCCGCCACCAGGGCCTCGGCTGCGGCGTGCACAACCTTGTTGTGCATCGTCCCGCCGAACAGCGGGTGTGGGTGGCAGATCGCCGCAGCGGCGCCGGCTTCGGCGCCCGGCGCGGGCCGTTTCAGCATGCACTCGATCCTGCCCGCTGGACCGGGGATGAAGAAGTTTTCGATCTTCGTCATGCGCCGGCCCCAGCCCAGGTGTACTGCGCCCGTCGAAGGGCGCGGCCAAGGATACCTCGCTTCGGGCATGACGGAGAGCGAAGATCTGCGGGACATTCCCGGTCTCACGAAGAAAATTGAAGCTCTTCTCCGGTCAAACCGCGGGGACCTGGGAGCGTCTAGAGGTGACCCAGACGGAGCGTTCCTCGTTCTGGGATAGGTGAAGTGTAGGAGGTCCGCCGGAGCGACACGCTCCTCACCGATCCAGTCTCGAGGGATTGATGCCGAACGTCCTGACCTTTCGGCGCAGTGTCGAGCGATCGATGCCGAGCGACCGGGCGGCCTGGGTTTGGCGTCCGCCGGCGTCGCGCAGGGCCCGGACGATCGTGTTGCGTTCGGCTTCCATGAGCGCGTGGCCCGCTACGATGGGAAGGCCCATCGGGCCGGGCGGTTCGTCTGGAATCAGAGCTGGCGCTGGCTCCAGCGCGAGTTCGCAAGGAGAGATCGGGCGGTCGGCCGCAAGAGTGCGTGCACG
The sequence above is drawn from the Candidatus Polarisedimenticolia bacterium genome and encodes:
- a CDS encoding alpha/beta family hydrolase; its protein translation is MTKIENFFIPGPAGRIECMLKRPAPGAEAGAAAAICHPHPLFGGTMHNKVVHAAAEALVAAGLPTLRFNFRGAGGSGGIHDGGRGEQDDLKAVLDHVAGRYPGRPLVLAGYSFGAYVSLRSGCGDGRAAALIGIGLPITMMTFDFLAGCDRPLTLIQGDQDLFGPLPLVMAVAATLPQGARVVAIPGAAHNFAGRLDELALRVGEAVPAELVAARAE